A window from Ignavibacteriota bacterium encodes these proteins:
- a CDS encoding DUF2892 domain-containing protein: MNKNVGGIDKNIRLLLGVSIIIIGYLNNSWWGAIGIVPIFTALIGWCPFYVPLKLSTLSKKEKN, translated from the coding sequence ATGAACAAAAATGTTGGCGGTATAGATAAGAACATAAGATTATTATTAGGAGTTTCAATAATAATTATTGGCTATTTAAATAATTCATGGTGGGGAGCAATTGGCATTGTTCCAATATTTACAGCATTAATCGGATGGTGTCCGTTTTATGTTCCATTAAAATTATCAACATTATCAAAAAAAGAAAAAAATTAG
- a CDS encoding YceI family protein: protein MKSKIILYLFISFASILNLIASEFHVKKSEKNSVKFISDAPIEDFEGVTNNIDGYLYYEDDLEKNSQLHFEVDLRTLDTGIGLRNRHMRENYLETEKYPMAAYSGKIIKSEKISDKKYKVFVNGEMNIHGLTKKQNVEGILEFIGEEVKISSNFIVKLSDHKIEVPSLMFMKIDENMDLHLNFILEKAK from the coding sequence ATGAAATCAAAAATAATTTTGTATTTGTTTATTTCTTTTGCTTCAATCTTAAATTTAATTGCTTCGGAATTTCATGTAAAAAAATCCGAAAAAAATTCTGTTAAATTTATTTCGGATGCGCCGATTGAAGACTTTGAAGGAGTTACAAATAATATTGATGGATATCTTTATTATGAAGATGATCTTGAGAAAAATAGTCAGTTGCATTTTGAAGTTGATTTAAGAACTCTTGATACCGGAATTGGCTTACGAAATAGACATATGCGAGAAAATTATTTGGAAACTGAAAAATATCCAATGGCTGCATATTCCGGAAAAATTATCAAGTCGGAAAAAATCTCTGACAAAAAATATAAAGTTTTTGTGAACGGTGAAATGAATATTCATGGTTTAACCAAAAAACAAAATGTTGAAGGAATACTGGAATTTATTGGAGAAGAAGTAAAAATTTCATCAAATTTTATTGTTAAACTATCAGATCACAAAATCGAAGTTCCAAGTTTGATGTTTATGAAGATTGATGAAAATATGGATTTACATCTAAATTTTATTTTAGAAAAAGCAAAATAA
- a CDS encoding Crp/Fnr family transcriptional regulator: MKIHLKEIIPFFSNVSNAIEKEFSDNVLSHTFKKGTFITMEGDKCSYFPIIKSGVIRVYKVGYTGQEITLYRINPGESCILTISCLLAQNKFPAIAVVEKDCEVLLITAEKIREWIRKYDIWAEYIYNYLSKVLMNVLKIIENISFKKIDVRIIEYLIEQNSKQGKILELTHQQIAYDIGTAREVVSRTLKELESQNIISQTRGKIIIDQLSELNKRLTYLQ; this comes from the coding sequence ATGAAAATCCACTTGAAGGAAATAATTCCATTTTTTTCAAATGTATCAAATGCAATTGAAAAAGAATTTTCTGATAATGTTTTATCACATACATTTAAAAAAGGAACATTTATCACAATGGAAGGGGATAAATGCAGTTATTTTCCAATTATTAAAAGCGGAGTTATTCGAGTTTACAAAGTTGGTTATACTGGACAAGAAATTACACTTTATAGAATAAATCCCGGTGAGAGCTGTATTTTAACAATTTCATGTTTGTTAGCTCAAAATAAATTTCCAGCAATTGCAGTTGTTGAAAAGGATTGTGAAGTTTTGCTCATCACAGCTGAAAAAATTAGAGAGTGGATAAGAAAGTATGACATTTGGGCTGAATATATTTACAACTATCTCTCAAAAGTTTTGATGAATGTTTTGAAAATTATTGAGAATATTTCTTTCAAAAAAATTGATGTAAGAATTATAGAGTATTTAATTGAACAAAATTCCAAACAAGGAAAAATATTAGAACTTACTCACCAGCAAATTGCTTATGATATTGGAACAGCACGCGAAGTTGTTAGTAGAACTTTAAAAGAATTAGAATCTCAAAATATTATTTCTCAAACCCGCGGGAAAATAATAATTGACCAACTTTCCGAATTGAATAAAAGACTTACTTATCTTCAGTAA
- a CDS encoding arginine deiminase: protein MKININSEIGELEKVIIHTPGHEVENMTPQNAERALYSDILNLSVASKEYLQFKKVLKKITNVYEVSDLLKTLLNDEESKINLITKICKKENVPEIINLLLELPNQILAKELIEGVPLKEFNLTKYLSDERYELQPLHNFFFTRDASISINNNVLIGKLANQVREREALIMEAIFSNKNIFETNVVNPIINQNAKNITIEGGDILIAREDILLIGVGARTTPQGVDYLIEHFKKTKSKMNIIAQVLPKQPESFIHLDMVFTILDNNKCLIYSPVILNNHAYESVHIKIDNGKVKSINEEDNLIQSLSKLGMDLEPIYCGGESDHWIQEREQWHSGANFFAVAPGKIIGYNRNEYTIEAINQNGFEVIKAKDIISNKIGLNDYNKFVITIDGAELARGGGGCRCMTMPISRKNI, encoded by the coding sequence ATGAAGATAAATATAAATTCCGAAATTGGTGAATTAGAAAAAGTTATAATTCATACTCCGGGACATGAAGTTGAAAACATGACTCCGCAAAACGCTGAAAGAGCTTTGTACAGTGATATTTTGAATTTATCTGTTGCATCAAAAGAATATTTACAATTTAAAAAAGTATTAAAAAAAATTACCAATGTTTACGAAGTTAGTGATTTACTTAAAACTTTGTTGAATGATGAAGAATCGAAAATTAATTTAATTACCAAAATTTGTAAAAAAGAAAATGTTCCGGAAATAATCAATTTACTTCTTGAACTACCGAATCAAATTTTAGCAAAAGAATTAATTGAAGGAGTTCCGTTAAAAGAATTTAATTTAACAAAATATTTAAGTGATGAAAGATATGAACTTCAGCCGCTTCATAATTTTTTCTTTACAAGAGATGCGTCAATCTCGATAAATAATAATGTGCTTATTGGTAAACTTGCAAATCAAGTGCGAGAACGCGAAGCATTAATTATGGAAGCAATTTTTAGTAACAAAAATATTTTCGAAACTAATGTTGTTAACCCAATCATAAATCAAAATGCAAAAAATATTACAATTGAAGGCGGTGATATTTTAATTGCTCGCGAAGATATTTTATTAATTGGCGTTGGGGCAAGAACAACTCCGCAAGGTGTTGATTATTTAATTGAGCACTTCAAAAAGACAAAAAGTAAAATGAATATTATCGCTCAAGTTTTACCCAAACAACCGGAATCATTTATTCATTTGGATATGGTTTTTACTATTTTAGATAATAATAAGTGTTTGATATATTCCCCGGTAATTCTTAACAATCACGCATATGAGTCAGTCCATATAAAAATCGATAACGGGAAAGTTAAAAGTATAAATGAAGAAGATAATTTAATTCAATCGCTTTCAAAATTGGGAATGGATTTAGAGCCAATATATTGCGGCGGCGAAAGCGATCATTGGATACAAGAAAGAGAACAATGGCATAGTGGCGCTAATTTTTTTGCTGTAGCTCCCGGAAAAATTATTGGCTATAACAGAAATGAATACACAATTGAAGCAATCAATCAAAATGGTTTTGAAGTTATAAAAGCAAAAGATATTATAAGTAATAAAATTGGGTTAAACGATTACAATAAATTTGTAATTACAATTGATGGAGCTGAACTTGCACGCGGCGGAGGTGGTTGTAGATGTATGACAATGCCTATAAGCAGAAAAAATATTTAG
- a CDS encoding DUF1028 domain-containing protein yields MKIKNLLTVIVILPIILNAQNLFTSEPFAHTFSIVARDSITGEMGVAVQSHWFAVGTIVSWGEAGVGVVATQSFVNPSFGPRGLALLKQGLNAQQVLNLLIESDEGRDFRQLAILDSKGNSAAYTGKSCVDDAGHIAENNYSVQANMMLNNTIWEAMSEAFKNSEGKLAERLLKTLEAAQNAGGDIRGKQSASILVVRAEPTGNIWQDRLVDIRVDDHLEPIEEIKRILKVHRAYEHMNNGDLAIEKNDMDLAMKEYSTAESMFPENEEMKYWHAVTLANIGKVDDSFPLFKEVFDKNKNWVTLTPRLIKSKLLKVSEENLSKILNQANK; encoded by the coding sequence ATGAAAATTAAAAATCTTTTAACTGTAATTGTAATATTACCAATTATTTTAAATGCTCAAAATTTATTCACTTCTGAACCATTTGCTCATACATTCTCAATAGTTGCACGGGATTCCATAACCGGTGAAATGGGTGTTGCGGTTCAATCACATTGGTTTGCAGTTGGTACAATTGTTTCATGGGGTGAAGCCGGAGTTGGAGTTGTAGCAACACAATCATTTGTTAATCCTTCATTCGGGCCAAGAGGATTGGCACTTTTAAAACAAGGATTAAATGCACAACAAGTTTTGAATCTCTTAATTGAATCTGATGAAGGAAGAGATTTTAGACAATTAGCAATTCTAGATTCAAAAGGAAATTCGGCAGCTTACACCGGTAAAAGTTGTGTTGATGATGCCGGACATATCGCAGAAAATAATTATTCTGTTCAAGCAAATATGATGCTTAATAATACTATATGGGAAGCAATGTCTGAAGCTTTTAAAAATTCTGAAGGAAAATTAGCGGAAAGATTATTAAAAACTTTAGAAGCAGCACAAAATGCCGGCGGAGATATTAGAGGAAAACAATCCGCATCAATTTTGGTTGTAAGAGCTGAACCAACCGGAAATATTTGGCAAGACAGGCTTGTAGATATTCGAGTTGATGATCATTTGGAACCAATTGAGGAAATTAAAAGAATTTTAAAAGTTCACAGAGCTTATGAGCATATGAACAATGGAGATTTGGCAATTGAGAAAAATGATATGGATTTAGCCATGAAAGAATATTCTACAGCTGAATCAATGTTTCCTGAAAACGAGGAAATGAAATATTGGCATGCAGTAACTTTAGCAAATATCGGAAAAGTTGATGATTCATTTCCACTTTTTAAGGAAGTTTTCGACAAGAATAAAAATTGGGTTACATTAACTCCCAGACTAATAAAATCAAAACTTTTAAAAGTTAGCGAAGAAAATCTCTCTAAAATACTAAATCAAGCAAATAAATAA
- a CDS encoding class I SAM-dependent RNA methyltransferase: MKNEKTSQSFIAKTPFGLEEILEKELINIGAKDVSKLVRAVKFNADLKILYKANLALRTSFRILKPIFEFKAHNAEQLYRKVKEYNWNKLISPNDTIAIDGVVSSEFFKHSKYAALKVKDAIVDQIRDAVGKRPNVELKNPTYRINIHIENNNCSILLDSSGESLHKRGYRKSVGEAPLNEILAAGMIQLSEWDCNTNFVDPMCGSGTLLIEAAMIAKNIAPNFNRIHFGFMNWKDFDKNLFEEVKSELIQNQKKFEHKIIGNDINKNSIENARENIKNANLLNDIILETGDFRNLDFQIEPGIIITNPPYDERIKIDDIKKLYKEFGDTLKQKFTGFDVWILSANSDAMKSIGLRTSKRLHLYNGALESRFYNYKLYEGSLKKKFGEN; the protein is encoded by the coding sequence ATGAAAAACGAAAAAACATCTCAATCTTTTATTGCAAAAACACCTTTTGGTTTAGAAGAAATTCTTGAAAAAGAACTTATAAATATTGGTGCAAAAGATGTTTCAAAATTAGTAAGAGCCGTTAAATTTAATGCTGATTTGAAAATTTTATATAAAGCAAATTTGGCTCTAAGAACTTCCTTTAGAATTTTAAAACCAATTTTTGAATTTAAAGCTCATAATGCAGAACAACTTTATAGAAAAGTAAAAGAATATAATTGGAATAAATTAATTTCGCCAAATGATACAATTGCTATTGACGGAGTTGTTAGTTCTGAATTTTTCAAACATTCAAAATATGCAGCATTAAAAGTAAAAGATGCAATTGTTGATCAGATAAGAGATGCTGTAGGAAAACGTCCAAATGTTGAATTAAAAAATCCTACTTACAGAATAAATATTCACATCGAAAATAATAATTGCTCAATATTATTAGATAGTTCCGGCGAATCTCTTCACAAAAGAGGTTACAGAAAAAGTGTTGGTGAAGCTCCGCTTAATGAAATTTTAGCTGCCGGAATGATTCAACTTTCCGAATGGGATTGTAATACAAATTTCGTTGACCCAATGTGCGGAAGCGGAACTTTGCTAATTGAAGCTGCGATGATTGCAAAAAATATTGCCCCAAATTTTAATAGAATTCATTTTGGATTTATGAATTGGAAAGATTTTGATAAAAATTTATTTGAAGAAGTAAAATCAGAGTTAATTCAAAATCAAAAAAAGTTTGAACACAAAATTATTGGGAATGATATAAATAAAAATTCGATTGAGAATGCAAGAGAAAATATTAAAAACGCAAATTTGCTAAATGATATAATTCTTGAAACTGGTGATTTTAGAAATTTAGATTTTCAAATTGAACCAGGAATTATAATTACAAATCCGCCTTATGATGAAAGAATAAAAATTGATGATATTAAAAAACTCTACAAAGAATTTGGCGACACATTAAAACAAAAATTTACGGGATTTGATGTTTGGATTTTAAGCGCAAATTCCGATGCAATGAAAAGTATTGGCTTGCGAACATCGAAAAGATTGCATTTATATAACGGAGCTTTGGAAAGTAGATTTTATAATTATAAACTTTACGAAGGAAGTTTGAAGAAAAAATTTGGAGAAAATTAA
- a CDS encoding glycosyltransferase family 2 protein codes for MQLYKNFKPDVSIILPTFNRINYLERSINSVINQTFKNWELLIIDDGSEDKTFELANKFLMNDERIKYLKHQNKGLPISLNTGIQISSGKYLTFLGSDDEYKLNHLELRISEIEKNPNVDCLFGGLEIIGDEFVKDKNDLTKLVHLNDCAVGGTFFGKREMFIAMKGFRNINYAEDSDFYDIAKISYNFKKVNFPTYIYYRNTPDSICNNV; via the coding sequence ATGCAATTATACAAAAACTTTAAACCGGATGTTTCTATAATTCTACCGACTTTTAATCGCATAAATTATTTGGAACGAAGTATAAATTCTGTGATTAACCAAACTTTTAAAAATTGGGAATTGTTAATTATTGATGACGGAAGTGAAGATAAAACCTTTGAATTAGCGAATAAATTTTTAATGAATGATGAAAGAATAAAATATCTAAAACATCAAAATAAAGGTTTGCCGATTTCGTTAAATACCGGAATTCAAATTTCTAGTGGAAAATATTTAACATTTTTGGGAAGTGATGACGAATATAAATTAAATCATCTGGAATTGAGAATTTCTGAAATTGAAAAAAATCCAAATGTTGATTGTTTATTTGGAGGATTGGAAATAATCGGCGATGAATTTGTAAAAGATAAAAATGATTTAACAAAATTAGTTCATTTAAATGATTGTGCAGTTGGTGGAACATTTTTTGGTAAAAGGGAAATGTTTATAGCAATGAAAGGTTTTAGAAATATAAATTATGCAGAAGATTCTGATTTTTATGATATAGCAAAAATAAGTTACAATTTTAAAAAAGTAAATTTCCCAACTTACATTTATTACAGAAATACTCCGGATAGTATTTGTAATAATGTTTAA
- a CDS encoding glycosyltransferase family 4 protein produces the protein MNILAINWRCIKNPEMGGAEIHFHEIFKRIAAKGHKVTLVAHHFDNSPQREIVDGIEILRIGNKFLFNKQFKHFYQKYLEKNNYDLIVDDISKIPLNTPEYISKPIVGILHHIHGNSLYKEIPFPLAYYIIQKEKQIPQNYNSTPIFTVSESTQNELVELGFKKELTSILHNSINHKLFEKIEIKKSKTPTLVYVGRIKKYKNIKIIIDALPNLISEFPEIELFIGGKGDDEENLKNYVSEKKLEKFVTFLGFLTEEEKAELLGNSWIFVTMAEKEGWGITVIEANAMKTPTIGSNVHGLRDSIINNETGFLVKLGDTKKLSEKISELLRNKNELNRISENAYNWSKKFNWDKSAEHFLQKTAEWYPQLKSKI, from the coding sequence TTGAATATTTTAGCAATTAATTGGCGATGCATCAAAAATCCGGAAATGGGTGGAGCCGAAATTCATTTCCATGAAATCTTTAAAAGAATTGCCGCAAAAGGTCACAAAGTAACTTTAGTTGCTCATCATTTTGATAATTCTCCGCAAAGAGAAATTGTTGATGGAATTGAAATTCTGCGAATCGGAAATAAATTTTTGTTCAATAAACAGTTCAAACATTTCTACCAAAAATATTTAGAAAAAAACAATTATGATTTAATTGTTGACGATATTTCAAAAATTCCTTTAAATACTCCAGAATATATTTCAAAACCAATTGTTGGAATTCTTCATCACATTCACGGAAATTCACTTTACAAAGAAATTCCCTTTCCGCTTGCGTATTATATAATTCAAAAGGAAAAGCAAATTCCGCAAAATTATAATTCAACTCCAATATTTACTGTTTCCGAAAGTACGCAAAATGAACTTGTTGAATTAGGATTTAAAAAAGAATTGACTTCAATATTGCATAATTCAATAAATCATAAATTGTTTGAAAAAATTGAAATTAAGAAAAGTAAAACTCCAACTTTGGTTTACGTTGGAAGAATTAAAAAATATAAAAACATAAAAATTATAATTGATGCTTTGCCGAATTTGATTTCCGAATTTCCCGAAATAGAATTATTTATCGGCGGAAAAGGTGATGACGAAGAAAATTTGAAAAATTATGTTTCCGAAAAAAAATTAGAAAAGTTTGTAACGTTTTTGGGATTTTTAACCGAAGAAGAAAAAGCTGAGCTTTTGGGAAATTCGTGGATTTTTGTAACAATGGCAGAAAAAGAAGGCTGGGGAATTACAGTAATTGAAGCAAACGCAATGAAAACTCCCACAATTGGTTCAAATGTTCATGGATTGAGAGATTCTATAATAAATAATGAAACCGGATTTTTAGTAAAACTTGGCGATACAAAAAAACTTTCTGAAAAAATTTCTGAATTACTGCGAAATAAAAATGAGTTAAATAGAATTTCAGAAAATGCTTATAATTGGTCAAAAAAATTCAATTGGGATAAATCGGCTGAACATTTTTTACAGAAAACCGCAGAATGGTATCCGCAGCTAAAGTCAAAAATTTAA
- a CDS encoding DUF2723 domain-containing protein, with amino-acid sequence MNKNMLHKIIGGFVFFITAFVYFLTVQPSVSFWDCGEFIASSNLLQVPHPPGTPFFLILGRFFAMIPFAENIAFRVNTISVLSSAFTVLFLYLIAVKLIEYYKRNENGNLFESIITYVSAAIGALSLAFSDTFWFNSMEAEVYALATFFIAFVTWLMVVWNEKADEEDNEKYLLMIAYLVGLSTGVHLMAVLALVPIVLVIYTRKYLTDENHFKQTAYIFLGHSAVILVVAAFLWATAPTNPPSAEEHEAFDSKFLMFSVLTSVVIMGIFFKKIFHKNSFYVPIILGGITLFATYPGIVKHIPNLISKLGGNNLSTDIFIIVVLSAIIGFLVYWTAKENKQTLHLIFKSLLFAIVGFSSYAMIIIRSNQDTPINLNSPKTFPELVSYLNREQYGDQPIFKRRFTREPHQQGVYTNYSSDLDFFWTYQMNHMFNRYLLWNYVGRESTVEDSGIKLSQLWAIPFIVALFGIFYHYKRDWKLATVFLIMFIFLGYLTAFYQNQQQPQPRERDYFYVGAFFVFSIWIALGIRGIFDLLSEFLSNSSVKKPIFTAIAILMMILIPANMLATNYFGNDRSRNFVPWDYSYNILQSAAPNAIIFTNGDNDTFPLWYLQDVEGVRRDVRIANLSLLNTPWYIYQLKNTEPHGAPKIKMNLTDAQINAIAPTQWKTRTISVPISPKTYKEFGITDTSITNKGAISWNMEPSVNFGNIQAIRAQDIVAMDIVRANMNERPIYFAVTTPDNSKIGLNNYLEMEGLAYRVIPKSNTDFFSSINPNILWKQLMEEPKGYSKNYQPGFKFRGLNDSTIFMDDNHTRLTLNYRHAYLQLANYYLNENNTEKALQVLDKLEEKIPVKIIPMDYRLQYNFANFYLIAGKKDKFIEYAREIEKQALADLEMNGYLPSGDYNPYIVLKQIYDNLGEYGKFLSLLQKLKLEVPNDPSVDRLIEQYKKLSNQPTTEIPPQNK; translated from the coding sequence ATGAATAAAAATATGCTTCACAAAATAATTGGTGGTTTTGTTTTTTTCATAACCGCATTTGTTTACTTTTTAACAGTTCAACCTTCGGTTTCCTTTTGGGATTGCGGTGAGTTTATTGCATCATCAAATTTATTGCAAGTTCCGCATCCTCCGGGAACTCCGTTTTTCTTAATTCTGGGCAGATTTTTTGCAATGATTCCTTTTGCAGAAAATATTGCTTTTAGAGTAAATACAATTTCGGTTTTATCAAGCGCATTTACTGTTCTTTTTCTTTATTTAATTGCCGTAAAATTAATTGAATATTACAAAAGAAATGAAAACGGAAATTTGTTTGAGTCAATAATTACATACGTTTCCGCAGCAATTGGAGCTTTATCTTTAGCTTTCAGCGATACTTTTTGGTTTAACTCAATGGAAGCAGAAGTTTACGCATTAGCTACATTTTTTATTGCTTTTGTAACTTGGTTAATGGTTGTTTGGAATGAAAAAGCTGATGAAGAAGACAATGAAAAATATTTACTGATGATTGCATATTTAGTCGGATTATCAACCGGTGTGCATTTGATGGCTGTTTTGGCTTTGGTGCCAATTGTTTTAGTAATTTACACAAGAAAATATTTAACCGATGAAAATCACTTTAAACAAACTGCATATATTTTTCTTGGTCATTCTGCAGTAATTTTAGTTGTTGCAGCATTTTTATGGGCAACTGCTCCAACAAATCCTCCATCTGCAGAAGAGCATGAAGCATTTGATTCAAAATTTTTAATGTTTTCTGTTTTAACAAGTGTTGTAATTATGGGAATTTTCTTTAAGAAAATTTTTCATAAAAATTCATTTTATGTACCAATAATTCTTGGTGGAATTACACTTTTTGCAACCTATCCAGGAATTGTTAAACATATTCCTAATCTAATTTCAAAATTGGGCGGCAATAATTTATCAACTGATATATTTATTATCGTTGTGTTATCTGCAATTATTGGATTTTTAGTTTATTGGACTGCAAAAGAAAATAAACAAACTCTTCATTTAATTTTTAAAAGCTTATTATTTGCAATAGTTGGATTTTCATCATACGCAATGATAATTATTAGATCAAATCAAGATACTCCAATAAATTTGAATAGCCCAAAAACTTTTCCGGAATTAGTAAGTTATTTAAATAGAGAGCAATACGGTGATCAACCAATTTTTAAGAGAAGATTTACAAGAGAACCACATCAGCAAGGAGTTTACACAAATTACTCAAGTGATTTGGATTTCTTTTGGACATACCAAATGAATCATATGTTTAATAGATATTTATTATGGAATTATGTCGGTCGTGAATCCACTGTTGAAGATTCCGGAATTAAATTATCCCAACTTTGGGCAATCCCTTTTATTGTAGCACTTTTTGGAATTTTCTATCATTATAAACGTGATTGGAAACTTGCTACAGTATTTTTAATAATGTTTATCTTCCTCGGATACTTAACCGCATTTTATCAAAATCAACAACAGCCTCAGCCAAGAGAAAGAGATTATTTTTACGTTGGTGCATTTTTCGTGTTTTCAATTTGGATTGCACTCGGTATAAGAGGAATTTTCGATTTACTTTCTGAATTTCTTTCCAACTCAAGTGTAAAGAAACCGATCTTTACAGCAATTGCAATCTTAATGATGATTCTAATTCCCGCAAATATGCTTGCAACAAATTATTTTGGAAATGATAGATCAAGAAATTTTGTTCCTTGGGATTACTCATACAATATTTTACAAAGTGCAGCACCAAATGCAATTATTTTTACTAATGGTGATAATGATACTTTTCCTCTTTGGTATTTGCAAGATGTGGAAGGAGTTAGAAGAGATGTTAGAATTGCAAACCTAAGCTTACTAAATACACCTTGGTATATTTATCAGTTAAAAAATACCGAACCGCATGGAGCACCGAAAATAAAAATGAATTTAACCGATGCTCAAATAAATGCAATTGCCCCAACTCAATGGAAAACAAGAACAATTTCAGTTCCAATATCACCTAAAACTTATAAGGAATTTGGAATTACGGATACTTCAATTACAAACAAAGGAGCAATTTCTTGGAATATGGAACCATCCGTTAATTTCGGAAATATACAAGCAATTAGAGCTCAAGATATTGTTGCAATGGATATTGTTAGAGCAAATATGAATGAAAGACCAATTTATTTTGCTGTTACAACTCCGGATAATAGTAAAATAGGTTTAAACAATTATCTTGAAATGGAAGGTTTAGCATATCGAGTAATTCCAAAATCAAATACAGACTTTTTCTCTTCAATCAATCCAAATATTTTATGGAAACAATTGATGGAAGAACCGAAAGGTTATAGCAAAAATTATCAGCCCGGATTTAAATTTAGAGGATTGAACGACAGCACAATTTTCATGGATGATAACCATACAAGATTAACTCTAAATTATCGTCACGCATATTTACAGCTTGCAAATTACTATCTCAATGAAAATAATACCGAAAAAGCTCTACAAGTTTTAGATAAACTTGAAGAAAAAATTCCGGTTAAAATTATTCCAATGGATTACAGACTCCAATACAATTTTGCAAACTTCTATTTAATTGCCGGAAAGAAAGATAAATTTATTGAATATGCGAGAGAAATTGAAAAGCAAGCATTAGCAGATTTGGAAATGAATGGATATCTGCCATCCGGAGATTATAATCCGTATATTGTATTAAAACAGATTTATGATAATTTAGGCGAGTACGGAAAATTCTTATCGCTTTTACAAAAATTAAAGTTGGAAGTACCTAATGATCCTTCTGTTGATAGATTAATTGAGCAGTATAAAAAACTATCAAATCAGCCAACAACAGAAATACCACCTCAGAATAAATAA
- a CDS encoding acyl-CoA thioesterase yields MNKVIFFEEVYTYQIDYVGHLSNIVYIEWMEIGRTKLLEFIGLTFDKMEKENIAPVLSSTEIKYKKSLYLAEKIKIEVWVSELKNASAIISFSFYNSKNELAAVGNQLGLFINLTTKKPHRLTEDQRKAFENVLIESSN; encoded by the coding sequence ATGAACAAAGTAATTTTTTTTGAGGAAGTTTATACATATCAAATTGATTATGTTGGACATTTAAGCAATATAGTTTACATTGAATGGATGGAAATTGGTAGAACAAAATTGCTTGAATTTATTGGATTAACGTTTGATAAAATGGAAAAAGAAAATATTGCTCCAGTTTTATCTTCAACAGAAATTAAATATAAAAAATCACTTTATCTTGCTGAAAAAATTAAAATAGAAGTTTGGGTTTCAGAATTAAAAAATGCTTCCGCAATAATTAGTTTTAGTTTTTATAATAGTAAAAATGAATTGGCAGCGGTTGGAAATCAATTAGGACTTTTTATAAATCTTACAACAAAAAAACCGCATAGATTAACTGAAGATCAAAGAAAAGCTTTTGAAAACGTATTGATTGAAAGTTCCAATTAA
- a CDS encoding LOG family protein, translating to MNHKTVTIFGSAIPKPGSEEYETAYLLGKQLAKIGFNICSGGFQGIMDAVSKGAIEEGKSATGITIDIFNSHTSKYLTNQIKCNTLFERIDNLIKFGDAFVILPGGTGTLLELSAVLELINKNVIDKKPIVCLGKMWKIIIDIIDERMKFEKKNSGLVKCYNSIEETVDYIKYAINNN from the coding sequence ATGAATCACAAAACTGTAACTATTTTCGGAAGTGCAATTCCCAAACCCGGAAGTGAAGAATATGAAACAGCTTATTTATTAGGAAAACAATTAGCAAAAATCGGATTTAATATTTGTTCCGGAGGTTTTCAAGGTATTATGGATGCAGTTTCAAAAGGTGCAATTGAAGAAGGTAAATCGGCAACCGGAATTACAATTGATATTTTTAATTCACACACGTCAAAATATTTAACCAACCAAATTAAATGTAACACTCTTTTTGAACGAATAGACAATCTTATAAAATTTGGCGATGCATTTGTAATTCTTCCCGGCGGAACTGGAACTTTATTAGAACTGTCTGCAGTTTTGGAATTAATTAATAAGAATGTGATTGATAAAAAACCAATTGTTTGTTTAGGTAAAATGTGGAAAATAATTATTGACATTATAGATGAAAGAATGAAATTTGAAAAGAAAAATTCCGGTTTAGTAAAATGTTATAATTCAATTGAAGAAACAGTTGATTATATAAAATATGCTATAAATAATAATTAG